A single window of Chloracidobacterium sp. DNA harbors:
- a CDS encoding OmpA family protein, producing MSEDNKFPPPPPPDDFSKTTPNIRLPDDPGPKSEWDQPNNNFPNQPAADEWGKTVTNIRPIDTSGSEFDKTFYPGSKAPSTPEWGMTDANININAADLGTSPDDFGGGQSYDKTTPYFQLPDAERAKYQNLPPTPAEQAAKQQEEENAKGGVPIWAWIAGGLGAIFFFMIVVLGVVFFLISRDASFEVTINNAPIGSIIQVDGVPIGVTDETGSRRLQNLRAGDREIKIVHPNFDCPVRRVTGTDGEKKPALDAGCTAIAAKSTDDCGNIRFGEDDKAERCYNSALDALSDPFSAEDLIKALNILIINFESGKYDIPPVRLAALQKGATFIKKLPPGIVLEVGGHTDNVGQQGPNQTLSEARANAVKTALVKFGVADATLQTRGYGATKPITTNDTVDGKFRNRRIEYSIVKK from the coding sequence GTGAGCGAAGATAACAAATTTCCGCCGCCACCTCCGCCGGACGACTTTTCGAAGACGACGCCTAATATCCGTCTGCCCGATGATCCGGGACCCAAGTCCGAGTGGGATCAGCCTAACAATAATTTTCCAAATCAACCGGCCGCCGACGAATGGGGCAAGACCGTTACAAATATCAGGCCGATCGATACGAGCGGCTCAGAGTTTGATAAGACCTTTTATCCCGGCAGCAAGGCACCGTCGACGCCCGAATGGGGAATGACGGACGCCAATATCAACATCAACGCCGCCGACCTTGGGACAAGTCCGGATGATTTTGGCGGCGGGCAGAGTTACGACAAGACGACGCCGTACTTTCAACTGCCGGATGCCGAGCGGGCAAAATATCAGAATTTGCCACCGACGCCCGCCGAGCAGGCAGCCAAACAGCAGGAAGAGGAAAACGCAAAGGGCGGTGTCCCGATCTGGGCTTGGATCGCCGGTGGCCTCGGCGCGATATTTTTCTTTATGATCGTGGTCCTCGGGGTGGTCTTTTTTCTGATCTCGCGCGATGCCAGTTTTGAGGTGACGATCAACAATGCTCCGATCGGAAGTATCATTCAGGTCGACGGCGTGCCGATCGGTGTTACTGACGAGACGGGTTCGCGGCGGCTACAAAACCTGCGTGCCGGTGACCGCGAGATCAAGATCGTTCATCCAAACTTTGACTGTCCGGTCCGCCGCGTGACCGGGACCGACGGCGAGAAAAAGCCCGCCCTCGATGCGGGATGCACGGCGATCGCCGCAAAGTCCACCGACGATTGCGGCAATATCCGCTTCGGTGAGGATGATAAGGCCGAGCGATGCTACAACTCGGCTCTCGACGCTTTGTCCGATCCGTTCAGTGCTGAGGATCTGATAAAGGCACTGAATATACTCATCATTAACTTTGAGAGCGGCAAGTACGATATCCCACCGGTCCGTCTGGCGGCACTGCAAAAGGGTGCCACTTTTATCAAGAAACTGCCGCCGGGCATCGTACTCGAGGTCGGCGGCCATACGGATAACGTCGGCCAGCAAGGGCCTAATCAGACGCTATCTGAGGCTCGTGCCAATGCGGTCAAGACGGCTCTTGTGAAATTTGGCGTGGCTGACGCAACGCTCCAAACCCGTGGTTATGGAGCGACCAAACCGATCACTACCAACGACACCGTGGACGGCAAATTCAGGAATCGACGAATTGAATATTCGATCGTCAAGAAGTGA
- a CDS encoding VWA domain-containing protein: MTRPLRHLAAMACLMLLSIAFAGAQSRRNVKGADLEGSILSVTAVRADGKSDPIKVEDLYLYENGIEQKIKNFSYDPSPAKIVLLVDNSQTLPTSIESLKKAAMEFAYEIFEGDQLFTIAFDEKAEIIQEWTDDSKKMEASFATFRKKGNPYLFDALSASVNEVLLPLMPGTRKTAIVVIGDGVDRGSKIDFDKILGELQNQNITVYSLQIPDRTGGAYRRDQPKPTAIIQQLTEATGGRAFPFEDAQTAAKTICDELRRNRYLLSYVPANTSTYDARTLLLIGDEGVTIRTKKAQPPNIK, translated from the coding sequence ATGACAAGACCGCTCCGACATCTGGCCGCAATGGCTTGTTTGATGCTGCTATCCATAGCGTTTGCCGGGGCGCAGTCACGCCGAAATGTGAAGGGAGCGGATCTCGAAGGTTCGATACTATCCGTGACCGCTGTCAGAGCCGACGGCAAATCCGACCCGATCAAGGTCGAGGATCTCTATCTATACGAGAACGGGATCGAACAAAAGATCAAAAATTTTAGTTACGACCCGTCACCTGCCAAGATCGTTCTGCTTGTCGATAATTCGCAAACACTGCCGACATCGATCGAGTCGCTCAAAAAGGCGGCAATGGAGTTTGCATACGAAATATTTGAGGGCGACCAGCTATTTACGATCGCCTTTGACGAAAAGGCAGAGATCATCCAGGAGTGGACCGACGACTCGAAAAAGATGGAGGCGTCATTTGCGACCTTTCGCAAAAAGGGCAATCCGTATCTATTTGACGCATTGAGCGCATCGGTCAACGAGGTATTGCTGCCGCTGATGCCCGGCACGCGAAAGACTGCCATCGTGGTTATCGGCGATGGCGTCGACCGCGGCAGCAAGATTGACTTTGATAAGATACTCGGCGAGCTTCAGAACCAAAATATCACCGTCTATTCACTCCAGATACCGGATCGGACCGGCGGAGCGTATCGCCGGGACCAACCTAAGCCGACCGCGATCATCCAACAACTGACCGAGGCGACCGGCGGCCGCGCGTTTCCATTCGAAGATGCGCAAACGGCGGCAAAGACGATATGCGACGAACTTCGCCGCAATAGATACCTGCTCTCATACGTTCCGGCCAATACGTCGACCTATGATGCCCGGACACTATTGCTCATTGGCGACGAGGGCGTCACGATCCGTACCAAAAAAGCCCAACCGCCCAACATAAAGTAA